The following DNA comes from Nocardioides panzhihuensis.
GCTCGCGCTGCTCGGTCTGATGGTGCTGTTCATCCTCGGTAACCTGATCTCCGCGCTCTCGCCCGACTACGCCACGATGATGGCCGGCCGGATCGTCGCGGCGCTGTGCCACGGCGCCTTCTTCGGCATCGGCTCCGTCGTCGCCGCCCAGCTGGTCGCCCCGGCCCGCAAGGCCAGCGCGATCGCCTTCATGTTCGGCGGTCTCACTCTCGCCAACGTCCTCGGCGTGCCGCTGGGCACCCTGCTCGGCCAGGCCGCCGGGTGGCGCTCGACCTTCTGGGCGATCACCGTCATCGGCATCGTCGCCTTCATCGGCATCGCTCTCCTGGTCCCGGCCAACACCGGACGCAGCGAGGCGGGCACCCCGGCCGTACGCACCGAGCTGGCCGCGTTCGCCAACCCACAGGTCTGGTTCTCGATCGCCCTGACCGTGCTCGGCTTCGGCGGCATGTTCGGTGGGTTCACGTACATCGCCTTCACCCTCACCGAGGTCAGCGGCTTCTCGTCGGGCGCGGTCCCGTGGCTGCTCGTCCTCTTCGGTGTCGGCCTCTTCTTCGGCAACATCGTGGGCGCCCGGGCCGCCGACCGAAACGTGGTCAAGACCCTCGGTGTGCTCCTGAGCGCGCTGACCGTCATCCTCGCCGCCTTCGCCCTCGTCGCCACCAGCCAGGTGCTGACCGTCGTCGCCCTGGTCCTGATGGGCGCGGTCGGCTTCGGCACCGTGCCGGCCCTGCAGATGCGGGTGATGGGGTACGCCGACCGAGCCCCCACCCTCGCCTCCGGCGCGAACATCGGCGCCTTCAACCTCGGCAACGCACTGGGCGCCTGGATCGGCGGCGTGACCCTTGCGGCCGGGTTCGGCTACACCTCGCCGCTGTGGGCGGGCGCCGGGGTCACCGCGCTCGGTCTGCTCGTGCTGCTGGTCGCCGTCCGTGCGCCCGGGGGCGAGCGGCGTACGTCCGTTCCTGTTCCTGCCTGAACCGCACCCCTGTCTCAGCGAGAAGGAAGTACCGGCCCGGACCCGGCGACGTTCGACGCCGCCTGACTTCCGGCCGTGGGCGTCGTCGATGTTATCGATCGGTGATCTGCCCAGCAGCGAAGTCCGGAGCGGTTCGAGGCATGCTATGCCTCATGCGACTTACCGAGCACGAGCTCACCGTGGCCCTGACGGGGGTGGCGAAGACGGTGCTGGCGTCCAGCAGGCGCGGACGCAAGCGCGGGGCGGACATCGACCAGACCTGGGACGAGATGGACCGCTTCAAGCGCTTCAAGCTGCTGGACGGGATCGGCACCCAGATCTTCCCGGTGCTCACCGATCTACCTGACGTCGAGGTGCCGGTCGGCGGTCGCCCGACCTTCACCGAGCAGGAGATCCGGGAATCGGTCGAGCGCAAGCTCGGTGAAGACATCGGCCGGCTCCGCCGCGCCGTCGTGGTCAAGACCCGGGTCACGCTGGTCCAGACCGCCCTCTCCCACCTGCCGCCGCGGGCCGAGGGCGACCTGCGGCAGGACGGGTGACCGGCCGGGGCGACGGATCGGCGGCACCACTCACGCGAACGGCTCCCAGGTGAATCCAGGGCTTGCCACACTGAGGGTTGGCAGGGTCTCTCGGCGGCGGTCATGAATGAGGTGGTCGTAGGAAAGGCCCGGCCACAGATGGGTCAGCAGGATGTGGCGCGCGCCGGCAGCGGTTCCCTGCTCGATGGCGCTCGCGACGTCGGTCAGCAGTCCGGCGTCCTCGTCGGTGATCGGGTCCGGGTACGTCGCCTCGGCGATGTGCAGGTCGGCAGCCGCGGCGAGCTCGGCGACGGCTGCGTCGGGGCCGCCGTCGCCGGTGTAGGAGACCGTCGTTGCGCCATCGCTGAGCCGCATGCCCAGATTCGTCACGTGATGCGGGAGCTCGGCGAAGGTCACATCGACGGCACCGATCCGCATCGACGAGCCGTCGACGACGTCCATCAGCTCCGCGGCACGCTGCACAGCCCCAACGGCATCACTCGCCAGTAGGTTGTCGAGGGCCCCAGCGGGCGCGTAGACCGGAAGTGGATCGGCGGCAGGCGCGGAGAGCGCCCGCGCCCGGAGCAGGGGCAACAGGTCGGCGCAGTGATCGGGATGGCTGTGCGAGACCAGGACGGTATCGATGTCGGTCGGTGCGACGAGGCGGGTCAGGGCCTGGAAGGTTGCCCATCCAGGGTCGACGAGGATCTTCTGGCCTGCCGCCTCCACGAGATATCCGCTGCAGCCTGCCTCCTGCGTCGGCCAGGCGCCCTGCCCGCCGATGACCGTGACCCTCATCCCTGACCACCTGCCGGAAGCAGTCCTGCTGCAGCCAGGATCGTGGGAACGACGATGAGGACACCACCCAACACGACCGGCGCCCCGAAAGCGCCCAGCAACATCTCGCGCTTACCGAGCTCGGCCCGGCGAGCATAGGAGAATGCCAGCACGCCGAACCCGGCGGCGGCAACGATGAACAGAAGCACGTACGCAACGGACGCACCTGTGATCTTGTCCGCGTCGCCTGACAGTCCAGCCAGCATCAGTGCCGCCTGCAGGAGACTGCCGAGCACGTAGACGGTGGTCGTTGCGAACCCGGCCCAGAGCAAGGTTCCCACCGTCCTCGGCGCCAGGAGCCTTGGCCGGCGCGCGATGGCCAACAGCGCCACCGTGGCCCCCACCACCTTGATGGCGGTCACGATCCAGTTGACGACCGAGAGTCCTGATGCGTGGTCGGCATACTCCCCGGTGCCGAAGTAGTCGGTGACCTCGAACCAGATGCTGATCGCAGCGAACCCGGCGCACCACACAGCCATGATCAGACCGACGACGGTCACGCCCCTCGTGGGCGGACCGAAGACCGGAGGTCTGTCGAGCGAAGTAGTAGATGACATGAGCTCAGGGCCCCTCGACGCGGAAGTTGCCCGCAGTGGTCGGGAAGAACGGTGCGGTGCTGGTGCACGGCCGGGTGTCCAGGAACCCCATGACGTACCAGCTCCAGCCGAGGTGGTCGCGGCGTCCGTGGTCGGCAACCGTGATGCCGATCTGGTGTCCCATCTCTTCGCCCGGAAGGCCGGGTGCGCCTCCTCTGGTGATCTTGCCTGAGATCACGGCGACATCGTCGCCGGTCATGAGGCAGTCCACAGTGGCAGTGAAGTCGGCCAGGACAGTCCCGTCCGGGCGGACGTGAGTGACATCGATCGACCCCTGCGCGGCCCATGGGGTGTCGACGTCCGCGGTGGCATGTACGCGGAAGCTGACGGTGTCGCCCTTGTAGCTGGGGAGCTGAAGGGTGCCGCCACCTGTCCCGTCCACGGTGATCTGATCGGCGGCGGTCGGGGAGTCGGCCGGGACGGCGACCGCTCCGGCGCCGGCTGCGAGCACAAGGGCTGCGCCGACGCTGGTGCAGACCAGCAACGGTGCCGGCATCCTCAGTCTCTTCTGCATGAGACTTCCTTTCGGGTGACGTGGTGGACGAGCCACGAGTCTTTCGTTCGCGTCGGGAGCCGTCGTCAACCTGTGGGATGAAGGCCGTCCGCCTCAAGTCGCGCCTGGTGCCCGGAGCCGGGTGCCGCCCCTACGATGGGCCGGTGAGCTTGCGACGCGCCCGGTCATCGTCTGATGCCAGCGGCCGTGAGCAACTCTGGTTGGTGGACCTCCTGCTCGCGGCAGCTCTGGCGCTGCTGTTGCTGCCCGTGTCGGCCTCGACGGTGTGGGACAGCACCTGGCCTCTCGCGGGCCGGGTCGCGGTTGTCGCCGCGGTCGGCCTCGGCCATGCGACGGTCGCGGTGCGACGGATGCGCCCGCGCGTCGCGTACATCCTGGTTTGCGCAGTGATGTCGGTGCTGGTCGCGCTGCCTGAGATGACCAGCCGCACCGATGGGCTTGCATTCCACCCGATCCTGCTGCCGAGCACACTGCTGTTTCCGGTGCTGCTGTATACGGTCGCCGCCTGGTGCTCTCCACGAGAGTCACTGTTGGCGCTGGGCGTCGCCTGTGTCGGTGCCGGGGCCGTGACCTGGCGGCTGTGGGGCACCGACTACCTGACGGTCGCCCAGTTCGGCCTTGCCAGCAGCGAGGACCCGGTTCGGAGCTGGCAGCTGTTCCTGATCCTCGGAGCGGTCGCAACCATCGCGGTTCCGTGGGGTCTGGGCAGGTATCGGCGACTGCGAACACAGTATGTGCTGGCGTTGGAGGAGCGAGCCCGGCGCGAGGAAGAGCACCGAGCCGAGAGCGTCGCGGCGGCGGCAGCGCAGGAGCGCGTCAGGATCGCCCGCGAGATGCACGACGTGGTGGCCCACTCGCTGTCGGTGATGGTCACCCAGGCAGAGGGTGGCCGGATGATGGCCGCTCGGGACCCGTCGGCCGGCGCACGGGTGCTGGAGACGGTGGCCCGAACCGGGCAGGAGGCGATGCAGGACATGCGCAGTCTGCTCGACGCGCTTCACGACCCGCGCGCTGCGCGGGATGATCCCGCACCGCAGCCGAGCCTTCGTGTGCTCCCGGAGCTGATCGAGAGGGTCCGAGCCTCCGGACTCCCCGTGGCCTATGACGAGCAGGGCACCGCGAGCCCGCTGGGATCGGCAGGCGAGCTGGCCGCCTATCGGGTTGTGCAGGAAGCGCTCACCAACGTGCTCAAGCATTCCGGTACTGATGCGGACGCCACAGTGGCGCTGCGCTGGATGCCGGACCAACTGACGATCTCGGTGAGCAACCGCGCTGGGCACACGGTGGCAACCGCCCCTCATCGCGGCCGAGGACTGGTCGGGATGGCGGAACGGCTCGCCCTGCTCGACGGAACGCTGCATGTCGGCCCCGTCGGCGAGGACGGGTTCGACCTGGCCGCCACGATTCCGACGCTCGCTTCGACAGCCGTGGAGGAGCCTCAGTGACCGTACGTGTGGTGTTGGCCGAGGACCAGGATCTGGTCCGCGCAGGACTCGTCATGATCGTCGAGTCCCAGGACGACTTCGAGGTGGTTGGCGAGGCGGCTGATGGGGCGCAGGCGGTCGACGTGGTGGCGCGGACCAGACCCGATGTGGTCCTCATGGACGTACGGATGCCGGTGATGGACGGGATCGCCGCCACAGCGCAGATCGTGGAGCGTACGCCGGTGTCGCGAGTCATCGTCCTCACGACCTTCGACCGCGACGAACA
Coding sequences within:
- a CDS encoding MFS transporter, whose translation is MPVALLALAIGGFGIGLTEFVIMGLLPEVSTDFGVSETTAGYLISGYALSVAVGAVGLTLLLTRVPRKLALLGLMVLFILGNLISALSPDYATMMAGRIVAALCHGAFFGIGSVVAAQLVAPARKASAIAFMFGGLTLANVLGVPLGTLLGQAAGWRSTFWAITVIGIVAFIGIALLVPANTGRSEAGTPAVRTELAAFANPQVWFSIALTVLGFGGMFGGFTYIAFTLTEVSGFSSGAVPWLLVLFGVGLFFGNIVGARAADRNVVKTLGVLLSALTVILAAFALVATSQVLTVVALVLMGAVGFGTVPALQMRVMGYADRAPTLASGANIGAFNLGNALGAWIGGVTLAAGFGYTSPLWAGAGVTALGLLVLLVAVRAPGGERRTSVPVPA
- a CDS encoding MBL fold metallo-hydrolase; this encodes MRVTVIGGQGAWPTQEAGCSGYLVEAAGQKILVDPGWATFQALTRLVAPTDIDTVLVSHSHPDHCADLLPLLRARALSAPAADPLPVYAPAGALDNLLASDAVGAVQRAAELMDVVDGSSMRIGAVDVTFAELPHHVTNLGMRLSDGATTVSYTGDGGPDAAVAELAAAADLHIAEATYPDPITDEDAGLLTDVASAIEQGTAAGARHILLTHLWPGLSYDHLIHDRRRETLPTLSVASPGFTWEPFA
- a CDS encoding histidine kinase, which codes for MSLRRARSSSDASGREQLWLVDLLLAAALALLLLPVSASTVWDSTWPLAGRVAVVAAVGLGHATVAVRRMRPRVAYILVCAVMSVLVALPEMTSRTDGLAFHPILLPSTLLFPVLLYTVAAWCSPRESLLALGVACVGAGAVTWRLWGTDYLTVAQFGLASSEDPVRSWQLFLILGAVATIAVPWGLGRYRRLRTQYVLALEERARREEEHRAESVAAAAAQERVRIAREMHDVVAHSLSVMVTQAEGGRMMAARDPSAGARVLETVARTGQEAMQDMRSLLDALHDPRAARDDPAPQPSLRVLPELIERVRASGLPVAYDEQGTASPLGSAGELAAYRVVQEALTNVLKHSGTDADATVALRWMPDQLTISVSNRAGHTVATAPHRGRGLVGMAERLALLDGTLHVGPVGEDGFDLAATIPTLASTAVEEPQ